In the Burkholderia cenocepacia genome, one interval contains:
- a CDS encoding class II aldolase/adducin family protein, with amino-acid sequence MSAVLSSPDRTASGLVLADTPRQHFWFDPPAPRIDVAAERRHRQERLAAAFRLFARFGFASGLAGHITARDPELPDHFWVNPLGVHFSQIKVSDLLLVNARGETAIGQRPLNKAAFAIHAAIHEAHPHVVAAAHTHSTYGKAWSTLGRPLDPLTQDACVFYEDHALFDDFTGMIVDTSEGARIADALAKPDGTTHKGVILKNHGILTAGPTVEAAAWWYIALDNAAHTQLLAEAAGTPQPIDHATARHTHGQIGGPDGALHAFDSLFARVVADEPDLLD; translated from the coding sequence ATGTCCGCCGTCCTTTCGTCGCCCGACCGTACCGCATCGGGACTCGTGCTCGCCGATACCCCGCGCCAGCATTTCTGGTTCGATCCGCCCGCGCCGCGCATCGACGTGGCGGCCGAGCGCCGCCACCGGCAGGAGCGGCTCGCGGCCGCGTTCCGCCTGTTCGCGCGCTTCGGCTTCGCGTCGGGCCTCGCCGGCCACATCACCGCGCGCGATCCGGAGTTGCCCGATCATTTCTGGGTGAACCCGCTCGGCGTGCATTTCTCGCAGATCAAGGTCTCCGACCTGCTGCTCGTCAACGCGCGCGGCGAAACCGCGATCGGCCAGCGGCCGCTGAACAAGGCCGCGTTCGCGATCCATGCGGCGATCCACGAAGCCCATCCGCACGTCGTCGCCGCCGCGCACACGCATTCGACCTACGGCAAGGCCTGGTCGACGCTCGGCCGCCCGCTCGATCCGCTCACGCAGGACGCGTGCGTGTTCTATGAAGACCACGCGCTGTTCGACGATTTCACGGGGATGATCGTCGACACCAGCGAAGGCGCGCGGATCGCCGATGCGCTCGCGAAGCCGGACGGCACCACGCACAAGGGCGTGATCCTGAAGAACCACGGCATCCTGACGGCCGGCCCGACGGTCGAGGCCGCCGCGTGGTGGTACATCGCGCTCGACAATGCCGCGCACACGCAGTTGCTGGCCGAAGCGGCCGGCACGCCGCAACCGATCGATCACGCGACCGCGCGTCATACGCATGGCCAGATCGGCGGCCCCGACGGTGCGCTGCATGCGTTCGACAGCCTGTTCGCGCGCGTCGTCGCCGACGAACCCGATCTGCTCGACTGA
- a CDS encoding ABC transporter substrate-binding protein: protein MTHTTAPAPADTHDDQRRRLLRAAGAAALAVPAITLGRKAWSAPPLKKLTFAWNQNAFCLTPIVVAQERGFFEKNGLQVELINYSGSTDQLLESIATGKADAAVGMIHRWLKPLEAGFDVKIIGSSHGGCVRLLGAKAAGVTTLQALKGKTVGVSDLAAPGKHFFSILLAKNGVDPERDITWRQYPADLLGVAVDKGEIHAIADGDPNLYLLEKRSNGAYTELATNLSGEYARKVCCVIGARGDLVRNDRPSAAALARSIVQATEYTHDNPNEAAKVFAKYSPKISPEDLRKLYATLTYTHHPTNVDLQQEIAFYADDFRRISVLKKSTDPQRFAQQVYANVLG from the coding sequence ATGACCCACACCACCGCACCCGCGCCCGCCGACACGCACGACGACCAACGCCGCCGGCTGCTGCGCGCGGCCGGCGCCGCCGCGCTCGCCGTCCCCGCGATCACGCTCGGCCGCAAGGCGTGGTCCGCGCCGCCGCTGAAGAAACTCACGTTCGCGTGGAACCAGAACGCGTTCTGCCTGACGCCGATCGTCGTCGCGCAGGAGCGCGGCTTCTTCGAGAAGAACGGGCTGCAGGTCGAGCTGATCAACTACAGCGGCTCGACCGATCAACTGCTCGAATCGATCGCGACCGGCAAGGCCGACGCGGCGGTCGGGATGATCCACCGCTGGCTGAAGCCGCTCGAAGCCGGCTTCGACGTAAAGATCATCGGCAGTTCGCACGGCGGCTGCGTGCGCCTGCTCGGCGCGAAGGCGGCCGGCGTCACGACGCTGCAGGCGCTGAAAGGCAAGACCGTCGGCGTCAGCGATCTCGCCGCGCCCGGCAAGCACTTTTTCTCGATCCTGCTCGCGAAGAACGGCGTCGATCCGGAGCGCGACATCACGTGGCGACAGTATCCGGCCGACCTGCTCGGCGTCGCGGTCGACAAGGGCGAAATCCACGCGATCGCCGACGGCGACCCGAATCTGTATCTGCTCGAAAAGCGCAGCAACGGCGCGTATACCGAACTCGCGACCAACCTGTCCGGCGAATACGCGCGCAAGGTGTGCTGCGTGATCGGCGCGCGCGGCGACCTCGTGCGCAACGACCGGCCGTCGGCCGCCGCGCTCGCGCGCTCGATCGTGCAGGCCACCGAGTACACGCACGACAACCCGAACGAAGCCGCGAAGGTGTTCGCCAAGTATTCGCCGAAGATCAGCCCCGAGGATCTGCGCAAGCTGTATGCGACGCTCACCTACACGCATCACCCGACCAACGTCGACCTGCAGCAGGAAATCGCGTTCTATGCGGACGATTTCCGCCGCATCAGCGTGCTGAAGAAGAGCACGGACCCGCAGCGCTTCGCGCAGCAGGTCTATGCGAACGTACTGGGGTAA
- a CDS encoding ABC transporter permease: MSTIEHASAARTAAAPAGAANAPGSARAACTTCEATLAAQARRERIWPTGIAAAFAWAALGALTQLWPNRIVGFSDWAYTDTFGTAAWTIAALLLIAATLGHRVAATRTRLARVRPAGPWLVALPLVLAAWEIVTAKTGWLPTPFFAPPQALIEVYVDDWPRLAGSAANTLKLLALGFAYGVTVGFAVGVSIGWSRRIGYWVHPVLRVLGPVPATALLPLTFYFFPSSYSAAAFLIALATGFPVAVLTWSGVASVNKQYYDVARTLGANARFLVLRVAIPAALPHVFVGIFMGLSASFTVLVVAEMMGVKSGLGWYLSWAQGWASYVNMYAALIVMALLFSGLIALLFAVRDRVLAWQKGTVKW, from the coding sequence ATGTCGACGATCGAACACGCTTCCGCCGCACGTACCGCGGCGGCTCCGGCCGGCGCCGCCAACGCTCCAGGTTCCGCGCGCGCAGCCTGCACGACGTGCGAAGCCACGCTGGCCGCGCAGGCGCGGCGCGAGCGCATCTGGCCGACCGGGATCGCCGCCGCATTCGCGTGGGCCGCGCTCGGCGCACTCACGCAACTGTGGCCGAACCGGATCGTCGGCTTCAGCGACTGGGCGTACACCGACACGTTCGGCACGGCCGCGTGGACGATCGCCGCGCTGCTGCTCATCGCCGCGACGCTCGGCCATCGGGTTGCGGCGACCCGCACGCGGCTCGCGCGGGTACGCCCGGCCGGCCCGTGGCTCGTCGCGCTGCCGCTCGTGCTCGCCGCGTGGGAAATCGTCACCGCCAAAACCGGCTGGCTGCCGACGCCGTTCTTCGCGCCGCCGCAGGCGCTGATCGAGGTCTACGTCGACGACTGGCCGCGCCTCGCCGGCAGCGCCGCCAACACGCTGAAGCTGCTCGCACTCGGCTTCGCGTACGGCGTCACGGTCGGCTTCGCGGTCGGCGTGTCGATCGGCTGGTCGCGCCGGATCGGCTACTGGGTGCATCCGGTGCTGCGCGTGCTCGGGCCGGTGCCGGCCACCGCGCTGCTGCCGCTCACGTTCTACTTCTTCCCGTCGAGCTATTCGGCCGCCGCGTTCCTGATCGCGCTGGCGACGGGCTTCCCGGTTGCCGTGCTCACGTGGTCCGGTGTCGCGAGCGTGAACAAGCAGTACTACGACGTCGCGCGCACGCTCGGCGCGAACGCACGCTTCCTCGTGCTGCGCGTCGCGATTCCGGCCGCGCTGCCGCACGTGTTCGTCGGCATCTTCATGGGGCTGAGCGCGTCGTTCACCGTGTTGGTCGTCGCCGAGATGATGGGCGTCAAGTCGGGGCTCGGCTGGTATTTGAGCTGGGCGCAGGGCTGGGCGTCGTACGTGAACATGTATGCGGCGCTGATCGTGATGGCGCTGCTGTTTTCCGGGCTGATCGCGCTGCTGTTCGCCGTGCGCGACCGTGTGCTCGCGTGGCAGAAAGGAACCGTCAAATGGTAA
- a CDS encoding LLM class flavin-dependent oxidoreductase — MSVEFIGMIQSQKQSEIHPASGPVVDPDYVRDFARAHETAGFDRILVPHHSTGPSATLTIAFAAAATERIHFMLAHRPGFTAPTLAARQIATLDQFSRGRLAVHFISGGSDSEQQRDGDFLDHDARYARTDEYLGILRRIWTEPQPFDHDGAHYRFKQGFSEVKPFQQPHVPIYFGGASDAALAVAGKHADVYALWGESLDQVRDLTTRVRAEAAKHGRQVRFSVSFRPILAATEDEAWARAHRILDETRRLREAAGLGAGGPQQSEGARRLLAAAERGSRVDKRLWTEIAKLTGARSNSTALVGTPEQVADALLDYYDLGVTTFLIRGFDPLEDAIDYGRELIPRVRGAVAARDAARRAA, encoded by the coding sequence ATGAGCGTCGAATTCATCGGCATGATCCAGAGCCAGAAACAGTCGGAAATCCACCCGGCGTCGGGCCCCGTGGTCGATCCCGACTATGTGCGCGACTTTGCCCGCGCCCACGAAACGGCCGGCTTCGACCGGATCCTCGTGCCGCATCACTCGACCGGCCCGTCGGCGACGCTGACGATCGCGTTCGCGGCGGCCGCGACCGAGCGCATCCACTTCATGCTCGCGCATCGCCCGGGCTTCACCGCGCCGACGCTCGCCGCGCGGCAGATCGCGACGCTCGACCAGTTCAGCCGCGGCCGGCTCGCCGTGCACTTCATCTCCGGCGGCTCGGACAGCGAGCAGCAGCGCGACGGCGATTTCCTCGATCACGACGCACGCTATGCGCGCACCGACGAATACCTGGGCATCCTGCGGCGGATCTGGACGGAACCGCAGCCGTTCGATCACGACGGCGCGCACTACCGGTTCAAGCAGGGTTTCTCGGAAGTGAAGCCGTTCCAGCAGCCGCATGTGCCGATCTACTTCGGCGGTGCGTCGGACGCGGCGCTCGCGGTGGCCGGCAAGCACGCGGACGTCTACGCGCTGTGGGGCGAATCGCTCGACCAGGTGCGCGACCTGACGACGCGCGTGCGCGCCGAAGCCGCGAAGCACGGCCGCCAGGTGCGCTTCTCCGTGTCGTTCCGCCCGATCCTCGCGGCGACCGAGGACGAAGCATGGGCGCGCGCGCACCGCATCCTCGACGAAACGCGCCGGCTGCGCGAAGCGGCCGGGCTCGGCGCCGGCGGCCCGCAGCAGAGCGAAGGCGCGCGCCGCCTGCTCGCCGCTGCCGAGCGCGGCTCGCGCGTCGACAAGCGGCTGTGGACCGAGATCGCGAAGCTCACCGGCGCGCGCTCGAATTCGACGGCGCTCGTCGGCACGCCCGAACAGGTCGCCGACGCGCTGCTCGACTACTACGACCTCGGCGTGACGACGTTCCTGATCCGCGGCTTCGATCCGCTCGAAGACGCGATCGACTACGGCCGCGAACTGATTCCGCGCGTGCGCGGCGCCGTCGCCGCACGCGACGCGGCCCGCCGCGCCGCCTGA
- a CDS encoding c-type cytochrome, whose translation MNAPPFADWAIAFLQLLYRAQIALARGLHAIGLTGDAEGQAAWPWAHRIALETLRIDAGLTRQLALACGATALAVVLACTALASRKWHIASAIAALAVAWFAPWPPASLWLAPAVPTSFQRDPAPFSVANVMRGAHLYTQHCAACHGTDGRGEGPLAATLAHWPPTFAGALLARRLDGELFWRVRHGTQNEHGAPTMPGFAATLGPQDTWAVLDYLKALAAGSGAQAEGAWPVPVPLPALDVRCGDAAPQALERWREGQRVRVVALAPGATPPQEDARWQTLLVTENGVSVPSSTGSRANCVATTVDAWRAFATIAGVAPDALGGTQLLADRRGWLRARALPGSAGWSDADLLCRSDTAAVRPSTPATRGDALTALLLRVDREPVRDVQAGLPH comes from the coding sequence ATGAACGCGCCGCCGTTCGCCGACTGGGCCATCGCGTTCCTGCAACTGCTGTATCGCGCGCAAATCGCGTTGGCGCGTGGGCTGCACGCGATCGGCCTGACCGGCGACGCCGAGGGACAGGCCGCGTGGCCGTGGGCGCATCGCATCGCGCTCGAGACGCTGCGCATCGACGCGGGGCTCACGCGGCAGCTCGCGCTCGCCTGTGGCGCGACGGCGCTGGCCGTCGTGCTCGCGTGCACCGCGCTGGCTTCGCGCAAGTGGCATATCGCGTCGGCCATCGCCGCGCTGGCCGTCGCGTGGTTCGCGCCGTGGCCACCTGCGTCGCTGTGGCTCGCGCCGGCCGTGCCGACCAGCTTTCAGCGCGATCCCGCGCCGTTTTCCGTAGCGAACGTGATGCGCGGCGCGCACCTGTACACGCAACATTGCGCGGCCTGCCACGGCACGGACGGACGCGGCGAAGGGCCGCTCGCGGCCACGCTCGCGCACTGGCCGCCGACCTTCGCCGGCGCGCTGCTCGCGCGTCGCCTCGACGGCGAACTGTTCTGGCGCGTGCGCCACGGCACGCAGAACGAGCACGGCGCGCCGACGATGCCCGGCTTTGCGGCGACCCTCGGCCCGCAGGACACTTGGGCCGTGCTCGACTACCTGAAAGCGCTGGCTGCCGGCAGCGGCGCGCAGGCAGAAGGCGCGTGGCCGGTGCCGGTCCCGCTGCCGGCCCTCGACGTGCGGTGCGGCGACGCCGCGCCTCAAGCGCTCGAGCGCTGGCGCGAAGGCCAGCGCGTGCGCGTCGTCGCGCTTGCGCCGGGCGCGACGCCACCGCAGGAAGACGCGCGCTGGCAGACCTTGCTGGTCACCGAAAACGGGGTGTCGGTGCCATCGTCGACCGGCTCGCGTGCGAACTGCGTCGCGACGACCGTCGATGCGTGGCGCGCGTTCGCGACGATTGCCGGCGTCGCGCCCGATGCGCTCGGCGGCACGCAACTGCTTGCGGATCGACGCGGCTGGCTGCGCGCGCGTGCGTTGCCGGGCAGCGCCGGCTGGTCGGACGCCGACCTGCTGTGCCGCTCGGATACGGCGGCTGTCCGGCCGTCCACGCCGGCCACCCGCGGCGACGCGCTGACCGCACTGCTGCTGCGCGTCGATCGGGAACCCGTGCGCGACGTACAAGCCGGGCTCCCGCATTGA
- a CDS encoding ABC transporter ATP-binding protein, translated as MVSAAVLEPSAATAAAPAVTPPRGARIDIRRVSHAFDDPGGTLPVLDDVSLSVAAGEFVALLGPSGCGKSTLLRLVAGLDAARQGTIAQDGVPIERPDPSRIVVFQDPTLYPWRRVRANVSLGLEARGVARASQHRVDDALARVGLQDFANVFPHQLSGGMAQRVALARALVNDPRLLILDEPLGKLDSLTRLTMQAELTALWQRDGFSALLVTHDVEEALFLAQRVIVFGPRPATIVAELRVDLPYPRHRGDPRLAELRHDALRHLGLDASW; from the coding sequence ATGGTAAGCGCCGCCGTACTCGAACCGTCCGCGGCCACTGCCGCGGCGCCCGCCGTCACGCCGCCGCGCGGCGCGCGCATCGACATCCGCCGCGTGAGCCATGCATTCGACGACCCCGGCGGCACGCTGCCGGTGCTCGACGACGTGTCGCTGTCGGTCGCGGCCGGCGAATTCGTCGCGCTGCTCGGCCCGAGCGGCTGCGGAAAATCGACGCTGCTGCGCCTCGTCGCGGGACTCGACGCCGCGCGTCAAGGCACCATCGCGCAGGATGGCGTGCCGATCGAGCGGCCCGATCCGTCGCGCATCGTCGTGTTCCAGGACCCGACGCTGTACCCGTGGCGGCGCGTGCGCGCGAACGTCTCGCTCGGCCTCGAAGCACGCGGCGTGGCGCGTGCCTCGCAGCATCGCGTCGACGATGCGCTCGCGCGCGTCGGGCTGCAGGACTTCGCGAACGTGTTTCCGCATCAGTTGTCCGGCGGGATGGCGCAGCGCGTCGCGCTCGCCCGCGCGCTCGTCAACGATCCGCGCCTGCTGATCCTCGACGAACCGCTCGGCAAGCTCGATTCGCTGACGCGGCTCACGATGCAGGCCGAGCTGACCGCGCTGTGGCAACGCGACGGTTTCTCCGCGCTGCTCGTCACGCACGACGTGGAAGAAGCGCTGTTCCTCGCGCAGCGCGTGATCGTGTTCGGGCCGCGCCCGGCAACGATCGTCGCCGAACTGCGCGTCGACCTGCCCTACCCGCGCCATCGCGGCGACCCGCGCCTCGCCGAATTGCGGCACGACGCGCTGCGGCATCTCGGGCTCGATGCGAGCTGGTAG
- a CDS encoding ABC transporter substrate-binding protein — MNPTRRHFLAQASALATIAAAPAVVRAQSGARPLLRAGDQKGGLRALLEAAGELNGLAYDIAWTEFPAAAPLAEALNAAAVDCGPIGDAPVIFALASGARIKVIGANRSDPYGTAVLVQPDAALKGAADLKGKRIGTTRGSIGHFVTLKALDAAGLPPDAVSFRFLPPADTMLALATGSIDAWATWEPYTALAETSGRARVLVNGRGLWSGLSYLAATDAAIASKRDVLHDFLRRVVRAQAWSYRHVDAYSAALARIIGIPPAAAKLQFERRGTRWLPIDAPVIAGQQRTADFYLKAGLLRQPLDVRTTFDTGFPLA, encoded by the coding sequence ATGAATCCGACCCGACGCCACTTCCTCGCCCAGGCGAGCGCCCTTGCCACGATCGCCGCCGCCCCCGCCGTCGTGCGCGCGCAATCGGGCGCACGCCCGCTGCTGCGCGCCGGCGACCAGAAAGGCGGGCTGCGCGCACTGCTCGAAGCGGCCGGCGAACTGAACGGCCTCGCGTACGACATCGCGTGGACCGAATTTCCTGCCGCCGCGCCGCTCGCCGAAGCGCTGAACGCGGCCGCCGTCGACTGCGGGCCGATCGGCGACGCGCCGGTGATCTTCGCGCTGGCATCGGGCGCCCGCATCAAGGTGATCGGCGCGAACCGTTCCGATCCGTACGGCACGGCCGTGCTCGTGCAGCCCGACGCCGCGCTGAAAGGCGCGGCCGACCTGAAAGGCAAGCGCATCGGCACCACGCGCGGCTCGATCGGCCATTTCGTCACGCTGAAGGCGCTCGACGCGGCCGGCCTGCCGCCCGATGCCGTGTCGTTCCGCTTCCTGCCGCCGGCCGACACGATGCTGGCGCTCGCCACCGGTTCGATCGACGCGTGGGCAACCTGGGAGCCCTATACCGCGCTCGCCGAAACGAGCGGCCGCGCGCGCGTGCTGGTCAACGGCCGCGGGCTGTGGTCGGGCCTCAGCTATCTGGCGGCGACCGACGCGGCGATCGCATCGAAACGCGACGTACTGCACGATTTCCTGCGGCGCGTCGTGCGCGCGCAGGCCTGGTCGTACCGGCACGTCGACGCGTATTCGGCGGCGCTCGCGCGCATCATCGGCATTCCGCCGGCCGCCGCGAAGCTGCAATTCGAGCGCCGCGGCACGCGCTGGCTGCCGATCGACGCGCCGGTGATCGCCGGGCAGCAGCGCACGGCCGACTTCTACCTGAAGGCCGGGCTGCTGCGCCAGCCGCTCGACGTACGCACGACCTTCGACACGGGCTTCCCGCTCGCGTGA